Proteins from one Strix aluco isolate bStrAlu1 chromosome 10, bStrAlu1.hap1, whole genome shotgun sequence genomic window:
- the LOC141927962 gene encoding uncharacterized protein LOC141927962 isoform X1 gives MSSSRHRWSLCSLLLLLGRNLAVLVKIHQDSINSTVGQSVLLPISYRFNSTPHFPVSIRWMFGNSLDVLITCTVLNCSLGAGGAPSSCIANHFPHRTYQRRAEFFPDNGSLLLQHLQLSDSGVYSVRFRPPYQTWRVTLTVHEQRFTPEHPDTMEQDHIRYSVIGVCSSVSLLLLLLLFCCIWHRGAAQQQKRRIIKQQVSSVEESHTESTLARDVATIYARIGDSFEQPQPRLTSEVMYTYIASPGSLGLDTGLTVGAASSGSFAEGSHASK, from the exons ATGTCCTCTAGCCGGCACCGCTGGAGTCTCTGCTCCCTCTTGCTGCTCCTCG GGAGAAACCTGGCTGTCCTCGTCAAAATCCATCAGGATTCAATCAACAGCACCGTGGGTCAGTCTGTGCTCCTGCCCATCTCCTACAGATTTAACAGTACCCCTCACTTCCCGGTGTCAATTCGCTGGATGTTCGGCAACAGTCTGGACGTACTCATCACCTGCACAGTGCTGAACTGCTCCCTGGGTGCCGGGGGGGCTCCCAGCAGCTGCATTGCAAATCATTTCCCCCATCGCACATACCAGAGACGTGCTGAGTTCTTCCCCGACAATgggtccctgctgctgcagcacctgcaGCTCAGCGACAGTGGGGTTTACAGTGTCAGGTTCAGACCACCTTACCAAACCTGGCGTGTCACCCTGACCGTGCACGAGCAACGTTTCACCCCTGAGCATCCAG ACACCATGGAGCAAGACCACATCCGTTACTCTGTAATTGGAGTTTGTTCTTCAGTCTCCCtccttctgctgctcctgctcttctgctgcaTATGGCATCGGG GTGCAGCtcagcagcagaagaggagaaTCATCAAACAGCAG GTCTCAAGTGTGGAGGAGTCCCACACAGAAAGCACTCTGGCAAGGGATGTGGCAACCATTTATGCCAGAATTGGAGACAGCTTTGAACAGCCACAGCCGAGACTGACATCAGAGGTCATGTACACATACATAGCTTCTCCTGGTTCACTGGGGCTGGACACTGGTTTGACTGTGGGAGCTGCCTCAAGCGGGAGTTTTGCAGAAGGTAGTCATGCCTCAAAGTAA
- the LOC141927962 gene encoding uncharacterized protein LOC141927962 isoform X2, producing the protein MSSSRHRWSLCSLLLLLGRNLAVLVKIHQDSINSTVGQSVLLPISYRFNSTPHFPVSIRWMFGNSLDVLITCTVLNCSLGAGGAPSSCIANHFPHRTYQRRAEFFPDNGSLLLQHLQLSDSGVYSVRFRPPYQTWRVTLTVHEQRFTPEHPDTMEQDHIRYSVIGVCSSVSLLLLLLLFCCIWHRGAAQQQKRRIIKQQVSSVEESHTESTLARDVATIYARIGDSFEQPQPRLTSEVMYTYIASPGSLGLDTGLTVGAASSGSFAEGPCG; encoded by the exons ATGTCCTCTAGCCGGCACCGCTGGAGTCTCTGCTCCCTCTTGCTGCTCCTCG GGAGAAACCTGGCTGTCCTCGTCAAAATCCATCAGGATTCAATCAACAGCACCGTGGGTCAGTCTGTGCTCCTGCCCATCTCCTACAGATTTAACAGTACCCCTCACTTCCCGGTGTCAATTCGCTGGATGTTCGGCAACAGTCTGGACGTACTCATCACCTGCACAGTGCTGAACTGCTCCCTGGGTGCCGGGGGGGCTCCCAGCAGCTGCATTGCAAATCATTTCCCCCATCGCACATACCAGAGACGTGCTGAGTTCTTCCCCGACAATgggtccctgctgctgcagcacctgcaGCTCAGCGACAGTGGGGTTTACAGTGTCAGGTTCAGACCACCTTACCAAACCTGGCGTGTCACCCTGACCGTGCACGAGCAACGTTTCACCCCTGAGCATCCAG ACACCATGGAGCAAGACCACATCCGTTACTCTGTAATTGGAGTTTGTTCTTCAGTCTCCCtccttctgctgctcctgctcttctgctgcaTATGGCATCGGG GTGCAGCtcagcagcagaagaggagaaTCATCAAACAGCAG GTCTCAAGTGTGGAGGAGTCCCACACAGAAAGCACTCTGGCAAGGGATGTGGCAACCATTTATGCCAGAATTGGAGACAGCTTTGAACAGCCACAGCCGAGACTGACATCAGAGGTCATGTACACATACATAGCTTCTCCTGGTTCACTGGGGCTGGACACTGGTTTGACTGTGGGAGCTGCCTCAAGCGGGAGTTTTGCAGAAG GTCCATGTGGCTGA